One region of Natronorubrum aibiense genomic DNA includes:
- a CDS encoding response regulator, translated as MSNSKPFGPEPAQILLVEDNPGDVRLTKEAFKQGRIENDLYVVSDGNEALEFLYQRGEYADAPRPDLILLDLNLPRKDGEDVLEELKEHSELRSIPVIVLTSSNAEEDVVRSYELHANAYLTKPVDPDEFIETVRAFEKFWFTVVRLPPEDDHK; from the coding sequence ATGAGTAATTCCAAACCCTTCGGACCGGAGCCAGCACAGATTCTGTTAGTCGAGGACAACCCGGGTGACGTCCGACTGACCAAAGAAGCGTTCAAACAGGGCCGCATCGAGAACGATCTCTACGTCGTTTCCGACGGGAACGAGGCACTCGAGTTCCTCTACCAGCGCGGCGAGTACGCCGACGCGCCGCGGCCCGACCTCATCTTGCTCGATCTCAACTTGCCCCGAAAAGACGGGGAGGACGTCTTAGAAGAACTCAAAGAACACTCCGAGCTCCGCTCGATTCCGGTGATCGTCCTGACGAGTTCCAATGCCGAAGAGGACGTCGTCAGATCCTACGAACTGCACGCAAACGCCTATCTCACGAAGCCAGTCGATCCGGACGAGTTTATCGAAACCGTCCGTGCGTTCGAGAAGTTCTGGTTCACCGTGGTCCGACTCCCGCCGGAGGATGACCACAAATGA
- a CDS encoding RNA-guided endonuclease InsQ/TnpB family protein encodes MQKSLTKTLVFQLQPDESGQQLLDDAFLEARCVYNETIRRAKNGDDWDEIRKDVESDANLVNNTAQLVVQKSLEAMENYYEYDDYNQPSHTKDSAYPLRSNYEEGYNLFLEDDCIRYRISAKPYNPVKGTLCGSLDALEQLRHAIQSDAWRVGTAEAMRRNGNYELHINITHTEADLQDKEDSRMVVGVDINEDCVGLAALHEDDIVDSVVIDFPEIKEERHRYFTMRKRIQNNGKSSFDRAFEQQEERFVHDQLHKVSRQVVEWVSQFEKPVIVFEDLKEMRDSIDYGTRMNRRLHSLPFRKLREFITYKAAFQGVPSDEINPEYTSQACSLTECEQTTRANRNKKRFKCVDCGRQDHADRNAAINIAKKGLAKLERNVPALKTLPDVRKLRRQASGCVNQPTVTHDTARGHHADGVAGVSD; translated from the coding sequence ATGCAGAAGTCGCTGACCAAAACACTCGTCTTCCAACTCCAACCAGACGAGTCCGGTCAGCAACTTCTGGACGACGCCTTCCTCGAAGCCCGCTGCGTGTACAACGAAACCATCCGCCGAGCAAAGAACGGTGATGACTGGGATGAGATTCGGAAAGACGTGGAGTCTGACGCCAACCTCGTGAACAACACCGCCCAACTCGTCGTACAGAAGTCGCTCGAAGCGATGGAAAACTATTACGAGTACGACGACTACAACCAACCCAGCCACACCAAAGACAGCGCGTACCCGCTCCGGTCAAACTACGAGGAAGGGTACAACCTGTTCCTCGAAGACGACTGTATCCGTTACCGTATCAGCGCGAAGCCGTACAACCCGGTGAAAGGCACTCTTTGCGGTTCACTCGACGCCCTCGAACAACTCCGCCACGCCATCCAATCCGATGCGTGGCGTGTCGGAACGGCAGAAGCAATGAGGCGAAACGGGAATTACGAACTCCACATCAACATCACCCACACGGAGGCCGATCTCCAAGACAAAGAGGATTCACGAATGGTGGTAGGTGTGGATATTAACGAGGACTGCGTTGGGCTCGCTGCCCTCCATGAGGACGACATCGTTGATTCGGTGGTCATCGACTTCCCTGAAATCAAGGAGGAACGCCATCGGTATTTCACGATGCGAAAGCGGATACAAAACAACGGGAAGTCGTCGTTCGACCGGGCGTTCGAGCAACAAGAAGAACGGTTCGTCCACGACCAACTCCACAAAGTCTCTCGACAAGTCGTGGAGTGGGTGTCTCAGTTCGAGAAGCCCGTCATCGTCTTTGAAGACCTCAAAGAGATGCGGGACTCGATTGATTATGGCACCCGGATGAACCGTCGCCTCCACTCACTTCCGTTCCGCAAACTTCGAGAGTTCATCACGTACAAAGCCGCGTTCCAAGGGGTTCCGTCCGACGAAATCAACCCGGAATACACGAGTCAGGCATGTTCACTCACCGAGTGTGAGCAGACAACTCGTGCAAACCGGAACAAGAAGCGATTCAAGTGCGTGGATTGTGGGCGGCAAGACCACGCTGACCGGAACGCGGCTATCAACATCGCCAAGAAGGGATTGGCGAAACTAGAGAGGAATGTGCCTGCTCTCAAGACGCTTCCCGATGTGCGCAAGCTGCGACGGCAGGCATCGGGTTGTGTGAACCAGCCGACCGTGACCCACGACACCGCCAGAGGTCACCACGCCGATGGTGTCGCGGGTGTGTCCGATTAA
- a CDS encoding sulfite exporter TauE/SafE family protein, with translation MIAPGSISLLEPVLLQQCYDPSLDPAVKEQVGLVVFGLIGLLGGAHCLGMCGPLVTTYSDRLRAQDEQTRRNEVSLGMVRQHALFNLGRAGSYAVLGALFGFAGSLVFITPRAVTAVATDVHAIAGIVVGTVIIAMGVHYLFGRGLLGGSVSIPFLEPVLNRVHGWLITHVDSWVGDTRIAGLGAAHGLLPCPLLYPAFLYAFVQGSATGGFLALAALGLGTVPSLFIYGTLFQSLSVETRVKLHRVLGVAFLALGYIPLQHGLATLGVFLPAIPLPHYQPL, from the coding sequence ATGATCGCCCCAGGATCGATCTCGCTGCTCGAGCCCGTTCTCTTACAGCAGTGTTACGACCCCTCGCTCGATCCGGCGGTGAAAGAGCAGGTCGGGCTGGTCGTGTTCGGGCTGATCGGGCTGCTCGGCGGCGCCCACTGTCTCGGAATGTGTGGCCCGCTCGTGACGACGTACTCGGACCGACTGCGGGCACAAGACGAGCAGACGAGACGAAACGAGGTGTCACTCGGCATGGTTCGCCAGCACGCGCTGTTCAACCTCGGACGTGCGGGGAGCTACGCCGTCCTCGGCGCGCTCTTCGGGTTCGCCGGCTCGCTCGTCTTCATCACGCCACGAGCGGTGACGGCGGTCGCTACCGACGTCCACGCGATCGCCGGTATCGTCGTCGGCACGGTGATCATCGCGATGGGCGTCCACTATCTGTTCGGCCGCGGTTTACTCGGCGGGTCGGTCAGTATTCCGTTTCTCGAACCCGTACTCAACCGCGTCCACGGGTGGCTGATCACCCACGTCGACTCGTGGGTCGGCGACACCAGAATCGCCGGACTCGGCGCAGCCCACGGGCTGTTACCCTGTCCGCTGCTGTATCCGGCGTTTCTGTACGCGTTCGTGCAAGGTTCCGCAACCGGCGGCTTTCTCGCGCTGGCCGCACTCGGGCTCGGGACCGTGCCGTCGCTGTTCATCTATGGCACCCTCTTCCAGTCGCTCAGCGTCGAAACCAGAGTCAAACTCCACCGCGTCCTCGGGGTCGCCTTCCTCGCGCTCGGCTACATCCCGCTCCAACACGGTCTCGCAACGCTCGGCGTCTTCCTGCCCGCGATCCCACTTCCGCACTACCAGCCGCTGTAG
- a CDS encoding NAD-dependent epimerase/dehydratase family protein — protein MQNTRVLVTGGAGFIGSNLANTLAAENEVIAVDNGYLGTAANLDDDVTYVEADVLKDDLPTDVDVVYHLAALSSRQMLEENPRQGARVNVEGFVNVVEQAIEDGCRTVVYASTSSIYGSRTTPSSEDDPTKAATGYDASMLGRERYAEYYNTMEPEMTLAGMRFFSVYQGYGGAEAHKGEYANTVSQFAEKIASGESPVLWGDGTQTRDFTHVDDIIRGLEMAADHDLEGVYNLGTGEPYSFNETVSLINETLGTAVEPTYEPIPLENYVHDTYADCSKFRDETGWEPRIDFEEGVKRVCEPYLSVTN, from the coding sequence ATGCAGAACACTCGAGTGCTCGTGACCGGCGGTGCGGGATTCATTGGCTCGAACCTCGCAAACACGCTCGCTGCGGAAAACGAGGTTATCGCCGTCGATAACGGCTATCTCGGAACGGCCGCGAATCTCGACGACGACGTGACGTACGTCGAGGCGGACGTCCTCAAGGACGACCTACCGACCGACGTCGACGTCGTCTATCACCTCGCCGCGCTCTCGAGTCGCCAGATGCTCGAGGAGAACCCGCGTCAGGGTGCTCGCGTCAACGTCGAGGGCTTCGTCAACGTCGTCGAGCAGGCGATCGAGGACGGGTGTCGGACGGTCGTTTACGCGTCAACGTCGTCGATCTACGGCAGTCGGACGACCCCGTCGAGCGAAGACGATCCGACCAAGGCGGCGACGGGCTACGACGCGTCGATGCTCGGCAGGGAGCGCTACGCCGAGTACTACAACACCATGGAACCCGAGATGACCCTCGCCGGGATGCGATTCTTTTCGGTCTATCAGGGCTACGGCGGGGCCGAAGCGCACAAAGGCGAGTACGCGAACACGGTCTCACAGTTCGCCGAGAAGATCGCGAGCGGAGAGTCGCCCGTGCTGTGGGGCGACGGCACGCAGACGCGGGACTTCACGCACGTCGACGACATCATTCGCGGCCTCGAGATGGCCGCGGACCACGACCTCGAGGGCGTCTACAACCTCGGCACGGGCGAGCCGTATTCGTTCAACGAGACCGTCTCGCTGATCAACGAGACACTGGGGACGGCGGTCGAACCGACGTACGAGCCGATTCCGCTCGAGAACTACGTTCACGATACGTACGCGGACTGCTCGAAGTTCCGTGACGAAACGGGCTGGGAGCCCCGAATCGACTTCGAAGAGGGTGTCAAACGTGTCTGCGAGCCGTATCTCTCCGTTACGAACTGA
- a CDS encoding nitrous oxide reductase accessory protein NosL, whose amino-acid sequence MANVPTPAYRRRALLSSIGVGAAVGLAGCLGDTDPDDGDDETDETDENGNADTDDTEDTDDLELEAADFPADRECAVCSMIATDHPDWNAQAAHADGHREYFCSSGCLAAYYAAPEHFNGPDSEIEGVWVTEYETGELIDGTTASFVRVTDPDHVDDVMMRNPTPFADRADAEAFVDEFDAYDEDDIITLEDFDMALAELYRGQFFEDDGGEHNRHLHAV is encoded by the coding sequence ATGGCGAACGTACCCACGCCGGCGTACAGACGACGAGCCCTCCTGAGTTCGATCGGAGTCGGTGCAGCAGTCGGCCTCGCCGGCTGCCTCGGCGACACCGATCCGGACGATGGCGACGACGAGACCGACGAAACGGACGAGAACGGGAATGCCGACACCGACGACACTGAGGACACCGACGACCTCGAACTCGAGGCCGCTGACTTCCCTGCCGACCGGGAGTGTGCGGTGTGTAGTATGATCGCCACCGACCACCCGGACTGGAACGCACAGGCGGCCCACGCCGACGGCCACCGGGAGTACTTCTGCTCGTCGGGCTGTTTGGCCGCCTACTACGCTGCACCCGAGCACTTCAACGGCCCCGACAGCGAGATCGAGGGCGTCTGGGTGACCGAGTACGAGACGGGTGAGTTGATCGACGGGACGACAGCATCGTTCGTGCGCGTGACCGATCCGGACCACGTCGACGACGTCATGATGCGAAATCCGACGCCGTTTGCCGACCGTGCGGACGCCGAAGCGTTCGTCGACGAGTTCGACGCCTACGACGAGGACGACATCATCACCCTCGAGGACTTCGACATGGCGCTTGCGGAACTGTACCGAGGACAGTTCTTCGAGGACGACGGTGGCGAGCACAATCGCCACCTGCACGCCGTTTAG
- a CDS encoding HdeD family acid-resistance protein translates to MSSVTTENSPTDEYPRKHGWQTLALAGGAVGLIGLFAIAFPFATGVSITIGLGALLVLGGIVHAAHAFTVRGWSGSLWQLTLAIVSVVAGLLLLVNPVVGLASLTILLVGYLLVDGVAELWMATRMADRSGRAAIAVSGVLSLVIAGLLWAGFPASAAWAIGLLVGISLLTTGISMGVIAAANRSLEKESPSTAEPRGA, encoded by the coding sequence ATGAGTTCAGTTACAACCGAAAACAGCCCAACCGATGAGTACCCCCGCAAACACGGCTGGCAGACGCTTGCGCTCGCCGGTGGCGCCGTTGGACTGATCGGCCTCTTCGCGATCGCGTTCCCGTTCGCGACGGGCGTCTCGATTACGATCGGCCTCGGTGCGCTCCTCGTGCTCGGCGGGATCGTCCACGCGGCCCACGCGTTCACCGTCCGCGGGTGGAGCGGATCGCTCTGGCAGCTTACGTTGGCCATCGTATCGGTCGTTGCCGGGCTCCTCTTGCTCGTCAACCCCGTCGTTGGACTTGCGAGCCTGACGATCTTGCTCGTTGGCTACCTGCTCGTCGACGGCGTCGCGGAGCTGTGGATGGCGACTCGAATGGCCGACCGATCCGGCCGCGCAGCGATCGCCGTCAGCGGCGTCCTGTCGCTGGTCATCGCCGGACTGCTCTGGGCCGGCTTTCCGGCCAGTGCGGCGTGGGCGATCGGACTGCTCGTCGGCATCAGCCTGCTGACGACCGGCATCTCGATGGGCGTCATCGCCGCCGCGAACCGCTCGCTCGAGAAGGAGAGCCCGTCGACAGCCGAACCGCGCGGGGCCTGA
- a CDS encoding bacterio-opsin activator domain-containing protein, giving the protein MSETNTHSESDADADTLEILLIEDNPGDARLIQEMLQGTEELAQRISSDESAGRTPEITNETYLEDGLEMLEETNVDVVLLDLNLPDSEGLSTLETVHAESDETPIVVLTGVRDQQVGVQAIQRGAQDFLVKDEVTSELLVRTIHHAIERARQERERRRQREQLEALNRLNRIVHAITHAVITTETRADLEQRVCERLAASDAYRFAWIGEVNPGSDRIVPKAAAGVEEGYLDDVEISIAEDDESGQGPAGMALRTGKVQMMNDAQMDLEFEPWREAALERGYKSSVAIPIVYEDLVYGVLNVYSSSPRAFEGAETTILARIGDVIAHAITAIERKDALVSDAVIELEFRVDSMAEPLVDLSTAESCTIELEQLIRGDEALLAYGSAEGVDQETFRDAIDDTEGFTEVRFLTVRRNEFEFELVAPTAVSLFETIATHGGRVRSATIDDGEFRFVVELPRGRDTRQMIELIKEQRDDVSYLAQRTSERSERDESGSSSVLEEELTDKQRAALETAYFAGYFDWPRESTGEEIADRLGIAPATFNQHLRTAERKFFDSVFSE; this is encoded by the coding sequence ATGAGCGAAACGAATACCCACTCCGAATCGGATGCCGACGCCGACACTCTGGAAATCCTCCTGATCGAGGACAACCCCGGCGATGCACGCTTGATTCAGGAGATGCTCCAGGGGACCGAAGAACTCGCCCAACGGATCAGTTCCGATGAATCGGCGGGCCGAACTCCCGAAATCACCAACGAGACGTACCTTGAGGACGGCCTCGAGATGCTCGAGGAGACGAACGTCGACGTCGTGTTACTCGACCTGAACCTTCCCGACAGCGAGGGACTCAGTACGCTCGAGACGGTGCACGCCGAAAGCGACGAGACTCCGATCGTCGTCTTAACCGGCGTCCGCGACCAGCAAGTCGGCGTGCAAGCCATCCAGCGCGGTGCACAGGACTTCCTCGTGAAAGACGAGGTGACGAGCGAGTTGCTCGTGCGAACGATTCACCACGCGATCGAGCGGGCCCGTCAGGAACGCGAACGTCGCCGTCAACGCGAGCAACTGGAAGCGCTGAATCGTCTCAACCGAATCGTCCATGCGATTACCCACGCGGTGATCACGACGGAGACGCGGGCGGACTTAGAACAGCGCGTCTGTGAGCGCCTCGCCGCGTCCGACGCCTACCGATTCGCGTGGATCGGCGAGGTCAACCCGGGGAGCGATCGAATCGTGCCGAAGGCCGCGGCCGGCGTCGAAGAGGGGTACCTCGACGACGTCGAAATCAGTATCGCTGAAGACGACGAAAGCGGGCAAGGACCGGCCGGAATGGCGCTCCGGACCGGAAAAGTACAGATGATGAACGACGCGCAGATGGACCTGGAGTTCGAGCCGTGGCGTGAAGCGGCGCTCGAGCGCGGCTACAAATCCTCCGTTGCGATCCCGATCGTTTACGAAGACCTCGTCTACGGCGTGTTGAACGTCTACTCGTCGTCGCCGCGTGCGTTCGAAGGCGCCGAGACCACGATTCTCGCCCGAATCGGCGACGTCATCGCCCACGCGATCACGGCGATCGAGCGGAAAGATGCCCTCGTCAGCGACGCCGTCATCGAACTCGAGTTCCGCGTCGATTCGATGGCCGAGCCGTTGGTCGACCTCTCGACGGCCGAATCGTGTACGATCGAACTCGAGCAACTCATCCGTGGCGACGAGGCGTTGCTCGCCTACGGCTCGGCCGAGGGCGTCGATCAGGAGACGTTTCGTGATGCGATCGACGACACCGAGGGATTCACCGAGGTTCGGTTTCTCACCGTCAGACGCAACGAGTTCGAGTTTGAGCTCGTCGCACCGACTGCAGTCTCGCTATTCGAGACGATCGCGACCCACGGTGGCCGGGTGCGGTCCGCGACGATCGACGACGGCGAGTTCCGCTTCGTCGTCGAACTCCCACGGGGCCGGGACACCCGCCAGATGATCGAACTCATTAAAGAACAGCGCGACGACGTCAGCTACCTCGCCCAACGAACCAGCGAGCGCAGCGAGCGTGACGAGTCGGGATCGTCCTCGGTCCTCGAGGAAGAACTCACCGATAAACAGCGTGCAGCCCTCGAGACGGCGTACTTCGCGGGCTACTTCGACTGGCCTCGCGAGAGTACCGGCGAGGAGATCGCCGACCGACTCGGTATCGCGCCGGCGACGTTCAACCAGCATCTCCGAACGGCCGAACGGAAGTTCTTCGATTCGGTGTTCAGCGAGTGA
- a CDS encoding NosD domain-containing protein — MAEPTRYLLLSLALGVLLVGGVGLFVVDTGSTSPDPVLFEDTVKMGVTLENDPDAGDAVEIPKAQVFYSQYEYVVGYQGLERFVDDRQQPGHQERFGYPIAVHVSDFSGTDIELTEDGYPTTDGRVGWTDAESAAFVVGSDAATPAGETVMPFSERDDAEAFASTHGGEVRTWEQLLESNFEIDDAGAVRDRVDDRHARADGQVEASRELVDRPAEITVGEDADTIQDAVDAAPANTTVVVPEGAYEEHVEIDRPITLAGEGNATIQGDGTGTVISVSADRAAVTDLHITGVGNSTRPDDGETTTEGSEGVLEMAYGQGDAGVEVDGANETLIENVVIETPANGVLLRDSPGAIVRNVAVYGSDHWSDGYMGVMTMRSPDGVVEDSRFVDGRDGIYTHRSHDLVYRNNTLERNRIGVHLMYTSNVLIADNRIRNAGSTGIDVMTNPEHNAIVGNEIKHTSQGLLMAGSRSYVADNLITDTDVGVAAGAGNSIYEDNVIAGNVDGMQANHLLPTNQVVGNDFVGNYRHATARVGVLRIWTEDGAGNYWHGAVGQSDGTVLDRSYSPTDPVDERLHRVGGTPTLAQAPASNALAALEGSVSGMRTQSIVDTAPLCEPSNPELLERTEWEAPERECGESAAE; from the coding sequence ATGGCCGAGCCCACGCGGTATCTGTTGCTCTCATTGGCACTCGGCGTGTTGCTGGTCGGCGGTGTCGGGCTGTTCGTCGTCGACACCGGGTCGACGTCCCCTGATCCCGTTCTGTTCGAGGATACGGTCAAGATGGGCGTCACCCTCGAGAACGACCCCGACGCTGGCGACGCGGTCGAGATCCCGAAAGCGCAGGTGTTCTACTCCCAGTACGAGTACGTCGTCGGCTATCAGGGCCTCGAGCGGTTCGTCGACGACCGCCAGCAACCGGGCCATCAGGAGCGCTTCGGGTATCCGATCGCCGTCCACGTCTCCGATTTCAGCGGTACGGATATCGAACTGACAGAAGACGGATACCCGACTACTGATGGACGAGTCGGCTGGACCGATGCCGAATCGGCCGCGTTCGTCGTCGGCAGCGATGCTGCGACGCCCGCTGGCGAAACCGTAATGCCGTTTTCCGAGCGCGACGACGCCGAGGCGTTCGCGTCGACCCACGGCGGCGAGGTTCGAACGTGGGAGCAACTCCTCGAGTCGAACTTCGAGATCGACGACGCCGGGGCCGTCCGTGATCGCGTCGACGATCGCCATGCCCGCGCCGACGGACAGGTTGAGGCCTCGAGGGAACTGGTCGACCGTCCCGCGGAGATCACCGTCGGTGAGGACGCAGACACGATTCAGGACGCCGTCGATGCCGCGCCGGCGAACACGACGGTCGTCGTTCCCGAGGGTGCCTACGAGGAACACGTCGAGATCGACCGCCCGATCACGCTCGCCGGCGAGGGGAACGCGACGATTCAGGGTGACGGGACCGGAACGGTCATCTCCGTCAGCGCCGATCGGGCCGCCGTCACGGATCTCCACATAACTGGCGTCGGTAATTCGACTCGTCCGGACGACGGCGAGACGACCACAGAAGGCAGCGAGGGCGTCCTCGAGATGGCCTACGGACAGGGTGACGCCGGCGTCGAGGTCGACGGCGCGAACGAAACGCTGATCGAGAACGTGGTGATCGAGACGCCAGCCAACGGGGTCTTGCTTCGGGACAGTCCCGGGGCCATCGTTCGAAACGTCGCCGTCTACGGCAGCGACCACTGGAGTGACGGCTATATGGGTGTCATGACGATGCGCTCACCCGACGGCGTCGTCGAAGACTCACGGTTCGTCGACGGCCGGGACGGTATCTACACCCATCGATCGCACGACCTCGTCTACCGGAACAACACGCTCGAGCGAAACCGCATCGGCGTCCACCTGATGTACACCTCGAACGTGTTGATCGCCGACAACCGGATCAGAAACGCGGGCTCGACCGGAATCGACGTCATGACCAACCCCGAACACAACGCCATCGTCGGCAACGAGATCAAGCACACATCTCAGGGCCTCCTGATGGCTGGGTCGCGATCGTACGTCGCGGACAATCTCATCACCGATACGGACGTCGGAGTCGCGGCCGGCGCGGGCAACTCGATCTACGAGGACAACGTCATCGCCGGGAACGTCGACGGCATGCAGGCGAATCACCTCCTGCCGACTAACCAGGTCGTCGGCAACGACTTCGTCGGCAACTACCGCCACGCGACCGCTCGAGTGGGTGTCCTCCGTATCTGGACGGAAGACGGCGCGGGCAACTACTGGCACGGCGCAGTCGGGCAGAGCGACGGGACGGTCCTGGATCGGTCGTACTCGCCGACCGACCCCGTCGACGAACGGCTCCACCGCGTCGGCGGGACGCCCACGCTCGCTCAGGCACCCGCATCTAACGCCCTCGCCGCGCTGGAAGGCTCCGTCTCCGGGATGCGAACGCAGAGTATCGTCGACACGGCGCCGCTCTGTGAGCCGTCGAACCCCGAGTTGCTCGAGCGAACCGAGTGGGAGGCGCCCGAGCGCGAGTGTGGCGAATCGGCCGCAGAATAA
- a CDS encoding DUF7471 family protein has translation MIPFHREPFSVHLLETGGTHDVTVCLLTFGDWLAPSLAPVLVGVIVLAVLGTMVLFAIGLAGYLQRQTTQYLVLTIALGALVARSIVGMGTVLGLVPMTSHHLIEHSSDVFIAAVLLSLLYWSRPTGTETERASSEGHDR, from the coding sequence ATGATACCGTTTCACCGCGAGCCGTTCAGTGTCCATCTGCTCGAGACGGGAGGAACACACGACGTGACTGTCTGTCTCTTGACGTTCGGTGACTGGCTGGCCCCGTCTCTGGCACCGGTCCTCGTCGGGGTGATCGTCCTCGCCGTGTTGGGAACGATGGTGCTCTTCGCTATTGGCCTCGCCGGCTACCTGCAGCGACAGACGACGCAGTACCTCGTGTTGACGATTGCCCTCGGTGCGCTCGTGGCCCGGTCGATCGTCGGAATGGGGACCGTGCTGGGACTCGTGCCGATGACTTCCCATCACCTCATCGAACACAGCTCCGACGTGTTCATCGCGGCGGTGTTGCTCTCGTTGCTCTACTGGTCCCGACCGACCGGGACGGAGACTGAGCGAGCCTCGAGTGAGGGTCACGACCGGTAA
- a CDS encoding nitrous oxide reductase accessory protein NosL, which translates to MKRPDRWASETTDAPRRRFLQAAGVAGTVVVAGCFGSGDDESDVPDPISIDSDHDCAVCNMVIENHPGPVGHAFYEDESLRGAEDGVVHYCSSACAYEYYFEQLEAGHEPIVLYLTDYSAVDWEIIEDQGIEFISAHLEAEANASATDLEFVVDSDVFGAMGESLIGFTSAEDADSFTEEYGGERFDHESVTRELIDSLGS; encoded by the coding sequence ATGAAACGGCCTGACCGCTGGGCGAGCGAAACGACCGACGCCCCCCGTCGCCGGTTCCTCCAAGCGGCCGGTGTCGCGGGTACTGTCGTCGTCGCCGGCTGTTTCGGGAGCGGCGACGACGAAAGCGATGTCCCCGACCCGATTTCGATCGACAGCGACCACGACTGTGCGGTCTGTAACATGGTGATCGAGAACCATCCCGGTCCAGTCGGCCACGCGTTCTATGAGGACGAGAGCCTTCGCGGTGCCGAGGATGGCGTCGTCCACTACTGTAGCAGCGCCTGTGCCTACGAATACTACTTCGAACAACTCGAGGCCGGCCACGAACCGATCGTCTTGTACCTGACCGACTACTCGGCGGTCGACTGGGAGATCATCGAGGATCAGGGTATCGAGTTCATCAGCGCCCACCTCGAGGCCGAGGCCAACGCCTCGGCAACGGACCTCGAGTTCGTCGTCGATAGCGACGTCTTCGGCGCGATGGGCGAGTCGCTTATCGGCTTTACGTCGGCCGAGGACGCCGACTCGTTCACCGAGGAGTACGGTGGCGAGCGGTTCGATCACGAGTCGGTGACGAGGGAGTTGATAGACAGCCTTGGATCGTAA
- a CDS encoding nitrous oxide reductase accessory protein NosL: protein MEPTTDGRSRRRLLAALGTGVAGVLAGCSGDNGENPNVADPDGGFDFTVEHPVDEPKEFSDDQMCGVCSMTVTDYPERNGQVAHEDGVGMMCCSPGCLFAYYTEPTHFGGSEADIVGVWVTEFEMQRLIDGYEAVYVLERNEQRADDPMRLDPRPYDDRSTALEYVETYDDLEEDDIITLSEVDTDIARIYRSARLP from the coding sequence ATGGAACCGACCACCGACGGACGGAGTCGCCGGCGGCTGCTCGCGGCGCTTGGAACCGGTGTCGCAGGTGTTCTCGCGGGCTGTTCCGGCGATAACGGCGAGAACCCGAACGTCGCCGATCCGGACGGCGGCTTCGATTTCACCGTCGAGCACCCGGTCGACGAGCCAAAGGAGTTCTCGGACGATCAGATGTGTGGCGTCTGTTCGATGACCGTGACCGATTACCCCGAACGGAACGGGCAGGTCGCCCACGAAGACGGCGTCGGGATGATGTGTTGTAGCCCCGGCTGTCTGTTCGCGTACTACACCGAACCGACCCACTTCGGCGGCTCCGAGGCCGACATCGTCGGCGTCTGGGTGACCGAGTTCGAGATGCAGCGACTCATCGACGGCTACGAGGCCGTCTACGTCTTAGAACGCAACGAGCAACGAGCCGACGATCCGATGCGACTCGATCCGCGCCCGTACGACGACCGATCGACCGCACTCGAGTACGTCGAGACGTACGACGACCTCGAGGAAGACGACATCATCACGCTCTCGGAGGTCGATACGGATATCGCGAGGATCTACCGGAGTGCGCGACTCCCCTGA